The genomic region CCGGCGCTGGAGGCCCGCCTGAAGGCGCACAGCTTCGTGAAGGACGCCCAGGTGTATCGCGACCTGGCCGGCAACCTGCACGCCGACGTGCGCCAGAACCGCCCCATCGCCCGCCTCGTGCACGCCGACACCCGCCAGGACTGCTACCTCGACGCCGACGGCCACAAGCTGCCGCTGTCGTCGCTGTTCACGGCGCGGGTGGTGCCGGTGGCGCGGCCGGGTGGCCAGCCGCTGTCGGCCGGCTTTTTTCAGGATTCCACCGGCCGGCGCTACCTGGAGCTGCTGCGCTACATCGACGAGCATTCGTTCTGGCGGGCCCAGGTGGCCGAGGTATTCATTGCCCCCAACGGCAAGGTTTCCTTTACCCAGCAGATCGGAGACCAGCAGGTAGAATTTGGTTTTCCTGAGAATATTTCGGAGAAATTTGCGAAACTGATGGTATTTTACCGACAAATACCCCCGGCCCTGGGCTGGGACACGTACCACCGCGTCAACATCGAATTCAAAGACCAGATAATCTGTGAGTGAGATTTTCTTACTCTGTTAGCTTGAAAAGGCTATTTTTGCCTTTCTACACCTGCTCTCCACCGCACCTCTCTGCCAGCTTTCCCCGACATCCTCCCCATGCAGCACGATAAGATTGTAGTCGGCCTCGACATTGGAACCACCAAAATCTGCGCCCTTGTGGGCCGCAAAAACGAATTTGGCAAGCTCGAAATCTTGGGCATGGGCAAAGCCGTGTCGGAGGGTGTCGTGCGCGGTATCGTGTCCAACATCGACAAAACCGTAGACGCTATCAAGCGGGCCATCCGGCAGGCCGAAGAGCAGTCCGGTATCAACATTGGCGTGGTGAACGTGGGCATTGCCGGCCAGCACATCAAGAGCCTGCAGCACAACGGCAGCATCACGCGCGCCTCCGCCGACAATGAAATCACGCAGGAAGACGTGGAGCGCCTCACCGGCGACATGTACCGCCTCGTGACGCCTCCCGGCTCGCAGATCATCCACGTGATGCCGCAGGACTACAAAGTCGACTACGAGGAAGGCATCATGGACCCCGTGGGCATGTCGGGCGTGCGCCTGGAAGGCAACTTCCACATCATCACGGCCCAGAGCACGGCCATCAATAACATCAACAAGTGCGTCACGAAGGCTGGCCTCGAAATCGACAACCTGATTCTGGAGCCGCTGGCTTCCAGCATGTCGGTGCTGTCGGATGAGGAGAAGGAAGCCGGTGTGGCCCTGATTGACATCGGGGGCGGCACTACCGACCTGGCCATTTTCAAGGACGGCATCATCCGCCACGCGGCGGTGCTGCCGTTTGGCGGCAACATCGTGACCAGCGACATCAAGCTGGGCTGCCAGGTGATGCAGAACCAGGCCGAGCAGCTGAAGGTGAAGTTCGGCAAAGCCATTGCCGAGGAAGCTTCCGATTACGAAATCGTGAGCATCCCCGGCCTGCGCGACCGGGCTCCCAAGGAAATCAGCCTCAAAAACCTGGCCTACATCATCGAGGCCCGGATGGAGGAAATTATCGAGCTGGTGTATGCTGAAATCCAGCGCACCGGCCACGCCGACAAGCTGGCGGCCGGCATCGTGCTGACCGGCGGCGGCTCACAGCTTCAGAACCTGGTGCAGCTCACGGAGTACGTAACGGGCCTCGACACCCGCATCGGCTACCCCAACGAGCACCTAGGCAAGAGCAAGATCGAAGCCGTGAAGTCGCCGATGTACGCCACCACGGTGGGCCTCGTGCTGACCGGCTACCGCTCGCTCGATGAGCGCCTGAACCGCAACTACGAGCAGCAGGAGGAAATTCGTCCGGCGGCCGTACCATACTACCAAGCCGCCGCGCCGACTCCTGCTCCGCAGCCCGTGGCCAAAGCGGAGCCCCAGAAGCCTGCTGAGCCCAAAAAACCATCCGGGGCCAGCAAATTCCTGTCGGACATCATTAGCCGCACCAAAGGCCTGCTCATCGACGATTTCGACGATAAGCAGTACTAGTTGATTGGGGTCTTGGAAGAGTAGAAGGTATGGTTGGCAGATCCGCGTCGCGGAACTTTATCGGCCAGAATACTCTATTTCAGAAACCAAGGCCCTAAGCCCCCAAGTCCAAGACCCCAACCAATGAATTATAAATTCGACATCCCGGCGCAGTCCAAGTCCATCATCAAGGTGATTGGCGTGGGTGGGGGCGGCTCTAACGCCGTCAACCACATGTTCAGCCAGGGCATCAAGGACGTGGAATTCGTCATCTGCAACACCGACAAGCAGGCCTTGGCCTCCTCGACTGTGCCCAACCGCCTGCAGATCGGCCTCGACCTGACCGAAGGCCTCGGGGCCGGCGCTAACCCTGAACGGGGCAAGCAAGCCGCCATCGAGAGCCGCGAACAAATCCGGGAGCTTCTCAGCAACGGCACCAAGATGGTGTTTATCACGGCCGGTATGGGCGGTGGTACGGGCACGGGCGCCGCGCCGGTTATTGCCAAGGTGGCTAAGGAGCTGGGCATCCTCACGGTGGGGATAGTGACGGCTCCGTTCATGTTCGAGGGTAAAAAGAAGCGCCAGCAGGCCGAACACGGTATCAAGGAGCTCAGCGAGAACTGTGACACCGTACTGGTGATTCTTAACGATAAGCTGCGCGAGATTTACGGCAACCTGCCCATCCGCTCGGCCTTTGCCAAGGCCGATAACGTGCTCAGCACGGCCGCTAAGTCCATTGCCGAAATCATCACGGTGACGGCCGACGTGAACGTGGACTTTGAGGACGTGAAAACGGTGATGAAGGACAGCGGCGCCGCCGTAATGGGCAGCAGCATCACGGAAGGCGAGAACCGCGCCCGCCGTGCGGCCGAGGAGGCTTTGGCTTCGCCGCTGCTCAACAACACCGACATTCACGGTGCCCAGCGCATCCTGCTCAGCATCATGTCCGGCGACCAGGCTGAGCTGGAAATGGACGAGCTGACCGAAATTACGGAGTGCATCCAAGACAAAGCGGGCCAGAATGCCGAGGTGATTTTCGGCCATGGTATCGACGCCACCTTGGGCCAGAGCATCCGCGTGACGGTAATTGCCACGGGTTTTGCCCGCGAGGCGCATACCATTACGGCAGTGCCGGTGCGGGAAGAGGAGCCGGCTCTGCCGCAGCCCGAGCCGCAGCTGAACGTGTTCAACAAGGAGTCGCTGGACGTTTCTTCGGCTCCGGTGGTGCCGTCTTTCACCAGCTCCCCGCAGCCGGTAGCGGCCACGCCCGAGCCGGTGAAGTTCGACTTGGAAACGTCGCCGTACACGGGGCAGGTGCCGCCGGTATCGGCTCCCTCGTCGCCTGCTCCCGAGCCGGTGGTGTACCAGGCTACCCAGCCGGCGCCGCCCATTGCGGGCCGCCCGGCCATCGACGCCCGCGCCGATGAGCGCCGCCGCCGCCTGCAGGAGCTCAGCAACGGCCTCACCAACGACGCCATCAAGGACCAGCTGGAAACGCCTGCCTACCTGCGCCGTCAGGTGAAGCTGGAAAATGTGACGCCTTCTTCGGAGCGCAACATTAGCCGTTTCAACCTCTCCGACGATAACGAACTGCTGGGCGACAACCGCTTTCTGCACGACAACGTCGACTAGGAAGTCAGTCAATACAAACAAGAAAGGGCCGCTGAGATATTTTCGGCGGCCCTTTCTTATTTGTTCGCATGTTCGATTAGAGTGGTGCCGGCAGGGGCATAGAGTCCATTCGGGAAGTATCGGCGGGGGCGACGTAGCGCGGGGCAGCGGGCTCCCGGTCGGGGCTGAGCTGGTTGTGCGAGGACACCGAGCAGGCACTCAGCGCTAGCCCCGTAATCAGCAGCAAGCCGAGCGTCTGGCCGCAGGCAGGCAGCTGGTAAACGTGTCGTAGAAGAAAAGGGTAGACGGACTTCAAAACGGATTGGAAAAGCGCGGATTCTGGATAAACGTGGAATCGGTGAGCGTTTTGAGGAAGGCGACGAGCTGGCGCTTCTCAGTGGTTGTCAGATCCAGTTTGGTGCCGCCGGTGGTGTTGGAAAGTAGTAGAATGGGGTCGACGTTGGGGCTGTTGCTGAGCATGTGCTCATTGTAATGGTTCACTACTTCTTCCAGGGTCCGGAACCGGCCGTCGTGCATGTAGGGCGCCGTCAGGGCAATGTTGCGCAGGGTGGGCACGCGGAAGCGGCCCCGGTCGGCATTTAGGCCCGTTACGTTGAAGCGGCCCTGGTCGGTGAAGGTAAGGTCGAGGCCGTTGTTGAAGTATTGGGTGGTGCCGAGGCGGCTGGCTGTGAACAGGAAGTTGTTGCCGTTGTGGCAATGGTCGCAGGAGCCGCCGCGGGCCGTGACAATGCCGCCTTCGCCCGGGTGGTTGAAGAACAGGACGCGTCCGGCCCGCTCATCAGCACTAAGCGCAGCTTGCCGCAGTAACGACTTTTCGTAGCGCGAGTTTGACGAAATCAGGGTCCGTTCGAACTGCGCCAGCGCCTTGAGGACGTTGGCTTCGGTGACAGTTGCGGAGCCGAACGCCTGGGCAAACAGGGGCGGGTAGAGGGCAGTCTGCTGCAGCTTGCTCACGCCCACGGCCAGCGACTGGTGCAGCTCCACCGGGTTTTCGATGGGTGTGCGGGCCTGGGCTTCGAGGGTCGTGGCCGAGCCATCCCAGTTCAGGTTGGGCTCCCAGAGCAGGTTCACCAGCGACATGGTGTTGCGCGGATGCGGTATGCCATCTACCCCAACCGCGCGGGTGCGCCCATCGGTGAAGGCCTTGCTTTGCTGGTGGCAGCTTCCGCACGACATGGTGTTGGTGCTGGAAAGCCGGGTTTCGTAGAACAGTTTACGGCCCAGCTCAATGCCTTCCACGGTGAGGGGGTTGTCGGCGGGCAGGGTCACGCTCTGGGGCAGCTGCGAGGGTAGCACCAACGTGTAGGGCGTAGCCGGGGCCGGCGGCGGATTAGGCGGGGCCGGATCGTCCGGGTCTTTACCGCAGGCTGCTGCCAACAGCAACAAACCGAACAGCGGCAAGCAGAAGCGCAGGCGGGTACTCATCAGCAGCAAATAGAAAGCGAGGAAGATGACGTTCAAGATACGGAATATGCCTTCAACGTATCAGTCGGCCTGTTTCGTTTCCCGGAGCAGGCCGCGCGGCTCCGGCGGGAGTGTCTGCGCGCAGTTTGCGTACTTTGGGGCCGCCTACCGCAGTGGGGGCGTGTTTTAGCTGACATGATTATCCAGCCCGGAGCGCTGTTGCGCGAATATCGTTTGCTGCTGCTGTTCAGCTTCCGCTGGTTGCTGCTGAGTGCCATCGTCGGGGGGCTGGCCGGTACGGCATCCGCGGGCTTTCTGGTGGCGCTGGATTTCGTGACCAGCTGGCGCGAGCTGCATCCCTGGATTATTGCGCTGCTGCCGGTGGGCGGCCTGCTGGTGGGGCTGCTCTACCACTACTGGGGCAAAAGCGTGGAAGGCGGCAACAACCTGCTGCTCGACGAAATCAATCGGCCCACCCAACTCGTGCCGCTACGCATGGTGCCGCTGGTGCTGGTGGGCACGCTGCTCACGCACCTGTTTGGCGGCTCGGCGGGCCGCGAGGGTACGGCCGTGCAGATGGGCGGGGCCCTTGCCGACCAGCTCAGCCGCTGGCCGCGCCTGGTGCGGCGGCGGGAACGGCGGTTGCTGCTGCTGGCCGGGCTGAGTGCCGGGTTTGCCTCGGTATTCGGGACACCGCTGGCCGGGGCCGTGTTTGGGCTGGAAGTGGTGCTGCTGGGGCGCCTGCGCTACGATGCGCTGCTGCCCGCCTTCCTGGCCGCCGCCGCCGCCGACTACGTGACGCGGGCCTGGGGTGTGGGACACACGGCGTATCCGTTGCTGGCGGTGCCGGCCATTGCGCCGCTGCCGCTGCTGAGTGCGGCGGCAGCGGGCGTGGCATTTGGGCTGGCTGGGCGCTTGTTTGCAGGAGCTACGCACGTAGTATCGGCGTTCTACAAGCGCCTGATTGCCTGGCCGCCGCTGCGGCCGGTGGTGGGTGGGGCCGTGGTGGCGCTGCTGATTTGGGCGTCCGGCACCACGCGCTACAGCGGGCTAGGGGTGCCCACTATTGTGCAGGCGTTTCAGGAGCCACTTCCGGTCTACGTTTTCGCCCTGAAAATTTTGTTTACGGCCCTTACGCTGGGGGCCGCTTTCAAAGGCGGAGAAGTGACGCCGCTGTTTTTTGTGGGCGCCACGCTGGGCAACGCCTTAGCGCTGGTGCTGCCGCTGCCCATGCCGCTGCTGGCCGGCCTGGGTTTCGCGGCGGTGTTTGCCGGGGCGGCCAACACGCCCCTGGCCTGCACGCTGCTGGCCATGGAGCTATTTGGGCACGAGTGCGGCCTTTACGCCGGGCTGGCTTGTGTGGTGAGCTACCTGTTTTCGGGGCACCGGGGCATCTATGGCGCGCAGGTGGTCGGCCAAGCCAAGCACTGCCTCTGGCAGCGCCAACAGGGCCGCCGCCTGCGGGATTTGTTGTGATAGAGTGATGGGGTGATGGAGTGATGAAATGAGAACGTCATTCCGAGCATGCGAGGAATCTCGCAAGCGTAGTAGTTCGGGTCGTCCCAACGTCAGCACGCGAGATTCCTCGCAAGCTCGGAATGACGTTCTCACCTCATCACCCCATCACTTCAATAGATACTTGGTTTGCTTGATGCTGTAGCCGACGGCCAGCACTAGGCGGCCGGCGCTGGCGGGGTGGTCGGTGGGGGCGGTGTATACGGGAAGCTGCACGCTGGCATTCAGCGACAGGTTTTTGTAGTACACATCCAAGCCGGGGCCCAGCAGGGCGTTGTTCATGGCATGCTCGCCGGTGAGGCGGCCTTCGAACATTTCGCCTTTGGTTTTCTCGTAGAACAGCTGCGCCGACGGGTATAGCTGCCAGTTTTCGCTGAGCGGCACCCGGTAGAAGAGGTTGGCAAAAGCAGCTACACCGGGGGCCAGGCTTTCTTGAAACCGGTTGCTGGCTCCGCGGCGGTAGCTGGTGTTAAGGCTCAGGCCGAAGCTGCGGTAGCTGCCGATGTAGTTGGCGTACACGAAACCGTCGGTGGTGCCGGTGCCGGGCTGCGTGAGGGTAGGGTAGCGCCGGCCGGCTGCGCTGCTGCGTTGGAAGCTGCCGGTGGGCATTTTCAGGCCGCCGCCCACAATCAGGCGGCTCTGCACGCCGGCCGTTTCGATGTTGCGCAGCAGGTGGTAGCCCGCAAAAACCGTCACGTCGCCGATGCCGCTCAGGTTGAGCTGCCGGCCGTTGATCTGCGATGTGTTCATCACGTAGGGCACGAAGGCGTTCAGCTCCAGGCGCTTGGCCAAAAAGTATTTGCCCCGCAGTTCTATTATCCGAAAGGCCTCGAAATCCGTTGGGTCGCCTTTATGGGAATGCGTGTAGTCGTTGTCGGCGCCGTTGAGTGGTTGGGCCAGTAGGGGCCGGGCTCCGGTTGGGAAGAACTGCGGGTCTTGGCCCAGCGCCTGGTAGCCGTTGAAGATGCGGTAGCGGTGCATTAGCGAAAAGCTGCTCTGGTTGTCGTAAGGCGTGATACCCATAAAGCAGCCGCAAATGTCGCAGGCCATACTGGTTTGAGCCAGCAGTAGCGCCAGCCCCAGCAGTAAAAGGTTTTTCATCGAAAGAGTGAGAAGGAAAGCGGCTGGCTCAAGCAAATCGGCCTAAGCCGGCCCACATTGCCAATACATGGCCGTCAGATTGAAGCCGCAGGCCACCGTAAGCTGCCTGCGACCTGCCGGCCGGAAAAAAATAGGGGCACGTTATTGCTCGGAAAGCTGCGGATTACGCAGAAACTCCTCGTCGGTGAGGGTAGCCAGAAATGCCAGCAACTGGGTGCGTTCCAAGGCCGTGAGCGGAATGCCCGGCGCCTGCCCCGGCCGCCGCAGCTGCGCATCCAGCGTGCCCGATTCCACCATGCCGTGGTCGTAATGGTCGAGCACTTCGCCGAGGGTGGCAAAGCGGCCATCGTGCATGTAGGGCGCGGTGTGCAGCACGTTGCGCAGGCTCGGTACCTTGAAACGGCCCACATCAATGCTGCGCCCGGTGATGTGCGCCCGTCCCGAATCGGCGGAAAAGCGGCTGTCGAGCCCGTTGTTGCGGAACGACTCGTCGGTGAACAGCTCGCCGGCGTGGCAGCTGCCGCACTTCTGGCGCAGTACAGCCAAGCCGCGCAGCTCCGGCTCGCTGAGGGTGCCGCCCGCTTCTTGCCGCGCATACCGGTCGTAGCGGGAGTTGGCCGAGGTGAGGGCGGCCGTGAACTGCGCCAGCGCCCGCAGAAACTGGTAAGAGTCGATGGGGCCGCGGCCGCCGAACACCTGCGCAAACCGGCGCTGGTAGCTGGCATCGGCATTGAGCTTGCGCAGCACGTTGTCGAGCGTTTCGTCCATCTCCACGGGGTTGGTGATGGGGGCCAGCGGCATGGTTTCAAGGTTGCTGGGGCCGCCGTCCCAGAAGAAGTTGGGCTTCCAGCGCAGGTTTTGCAGGGCCGGCGCATTACGCGTCCCCAGCAGGTTGTCGACGCCGTGGCTGAGCGTGTGCCCGGCGTGCGCGAAGGCCACAAACTGCTGGTGGCAGCTGCCGCACGACACTTCGCCGGTGCGCGAGAGGCGCGGATCATAAAACAGCGTCCGGCCCAGCTCGAAGGCGGCGCGGGTAGGTGGGTTTTTCTCCGGGCTATATACCGGCACGGGGAAGTTGCCCGGCACCAGGGTGCCGGGCACTTCGCCCACGGGGTTCACGTCGGCATCGGTCTGGCAGCCGCTGGCCAGCAGTAGTAGCAGCGCATAGCAGCGCAGCAGCGGCTTCATAGGAGTCAGCACCGCGTCCGGCCTAGTTGCCGTGGATGTGGTCGACGGTGAACATGCCGGCCGCCTGGTTATTGGCAACCAGCACCGAATTCGGCCCGCCCATGGTATTGCTGACCGTGGCAAACCGGATGGTAGTGGGGCCCGAGAACATCTTCAGCACGTTGGCCTTGAAGTGCACTTCGGGCGTCCGGCCGTCGCGGATCTGAATACTGGCCCCATTCAGCGTGGGCGAAACCGTCCGGATGGTGTTGTTGGGGCTCTTGAAGCCGCCAATGTGAAACACGATAGCGCCGTTGCTTGTCTGCGGCGAGCGGCCTTCCAGCTTGGTGTAGATGTAGCCCGAGTTCCAGTTCCAGAACATGTCGCCGGGGGCCAGGGCACCGGTTTGCACGCCGGCCACGTTGCGGGCGCTATCTACTCCAATCGTGAACGTAAGGCCGGTGTAGTCGCCGGTCGGGATGTTGGAGATGGAAAAAGTTTTGGAAGTCGGCAGCGCTTCATCAATCAGGTAATAGCTCTCGGGCTGCGCGAACTCCGTGCCGTCGGCCTTTTTGAGCTTAATGTTGGAAATATAGTAGCGGAACGTCGTGACGGTGAACTGGTCGCCGGCGGGCGTCAGGTAGGGCGTGGCACTGCTAAGCTGTAGGGGCGAGGTGCCCACCACGTTTTCAAATTCCAGGTTCATCTGGCCCAGGGCTGGGCTCTCGTCGTCATCCTTGTCGCAGGAGGAAAGCGAGGCAGTGGCAGCAAAAAGGGAAAGGCACAGGATGGCGTTTTGCAGAAATTTCATCTTCTCAAGGGCGTAAATCAGGGGAAATACAAACAACGTAGCCTCTCCCGGGCAACAGCTGGGAGTACGCTACAACAGACTGAAGCCAGGAAAACAGGCTCCGTCAGGTTGGAAATCAGGCCCTGAAAGCCGGAGGATGAAACACGCCGTGTACCGGCGAAAAGGCATACAACGCAGAAGCCGCCGGCGCATAACGTCGCGCCGACAGAAGCACCCGCACAGGTATGGCTACCCGGAACTGGAAGGGTACTACCACTTCATACTTCATTTTGGCGAAGCCGGCGCCGGGTGCTTTGCTCTCCGTATCGGAGGCTTTGCGCAGCTGCTTGGCCAAGTGGCATTTGCCGTTGCAGTGCAGCTGAGGCTTGTCCTTATTGACGCAGAACAGCGCCGTGATGCGCGCCTTGTGCACCTGATAGTCCACGACAATGACCTCCCGACTAAACGTCTGGAGCAGCATCAGAGTAGCCAGAAAAAGGGCCAACAGGCGTGTCATGGCAAGGGGGAACCCAGCGTGGGTAGCGGCAAATGTACGCGCCACCGCCTGAACTACCGAGACAGGGCAGCGCTATGTGCTAGCTCGTAACCAGCTGAGCAGCCTGCTCGCGCAGCAATTGGGCGTAGAATTCGTTGGTCAACTCACCTTCGGCGGTCAGGTGCTGATCAATGAACGGCAGGCGCACGCGGGCCGGCACTACGGTGGTATTGAGGTACATGAGCACGTCGGTGAGGTGGCTCAGGGCCAGCAGACCGCCCTGGGCGCCGGTTCCCAGTCCAATCAAAGCCGCTTTTTTGCCCCGGATGCCGCCCTTGTAGGGCAGGCCGTCAATAAACGTTTTAAGCACCCCCGGAAACGAGCAGTTGTACTCCGGCACCACAAACACCAGCTTATCGGCCGCCGAAGCCTGGTCGGCCAGCCGGTTGAAACCGGGGTGCCGGCCGGTGTTGGCGTACAAAGCCGATACGCTGACGTCGGCGGGTAGCTCCACCAAATCCAGAATCTGGTGCTCGGCCTGCAGGTCGGCGAGTAAGCCGGCGTAGAGATTGGCAATGCGCCGGGCGCGGGAATCGGGGCGGTTGGTACCGACAATGATGGTAATCATGGGAGGAATTAGAAAGTAAGAAGTAGAAAGCAAGAATTGATAGGTGGCCCTTTTTTGCGCAGGGGCAGAATTCTTGCTTTCTAATTGCCGGGAAAGGCGTCAATAAAAAAGCGAACCGGCAAGCCGGTTCGCTTTTTTATTGACGCTGATACTACTAACCGAAAACCTTACGCGAGGTTATTGGAAGTTGCTTTGGCGGCCAGGAATTCGCGGTTCAGGATGGCAATGTTCTCCAGCGAGATGCCCACCGGGCACTCCGCCGCGCACGACCCGATATTGGTGCAGGCACCAAAACCTTCCTTGTCCATCTGCGCCACCATGTTTTCCACGCGGGTTTTGCGCTCCACGTGGCCCTGGGGCAGCAAAGCCAGCTGGCTCACCTTCGCTGAAACGAACAGCATGGCCGAAGCATTCTTGCACGAGGCCACGCAGGCCCCGCAGCCAATGCAGGTAGCGGCTTCGAAGGCGCGGTCAGCAATTTCCTTAGGAATCGGAATTTCGTTGCCGTCGGGGGCGCCGCCGGTGTTCACGCTCACGTAGCCACCCGCCTGAATGATCCGGTCGAAGGCCGAGCGGTCTACGCTCAGGTCGCGGTTCACGGGGAAGGCATTGGCGCGCCAAGGCTCGATGGTGATGGTGTCACCATCCGAGAACTTGCGCATGTGCAACTGGCAGGTGGTCGTGCCGGTCTCAGGACCGTGAGCACGGCCGTTGATGAACAGGTTGCACGAGCCACAGATGCCTTCGCGGCAGTCGTGGTCGAAGGCAACAGGCTCATCACCTTTGCGCAGCAGGTCCTCGTTAAGCACGTCCAGCATCTCCAGGAACGACATTTCGGGCGAAATATCCTTTACCTGGTAATCTACAATCGCGCCAGCGGCAGTACGGCTTTTCTGCCGCCACACCTTCAGCGTGAGGTTCATCGGTTTGGCGTTGGGGTTACTTCCGGCCATTGTATTTCAAGAGTATTGAGTAGTGAGAATGTAGTAGGGGAGGCGCAAACGATGCTGAGCAGGCTTTATTTCGCCCACTCAGCATCACATTTTCACTACTACTTGTAGCTCCGCTGCGTGAGCTTTACGTTTTCGAACGACAGTTCTTCCTTGTTCAGGATTTCCGGCTGGTTGTCGCCGTTGTACTGCCAAGCGGCTACGTAGGCGTAATTGTCGTCGTCGCGCAGGGCTTCACCCTCAGGCGTCTGGTACTCCTCGCGGAAGTGACCACCGCAGCTTTCGTTGCGGTCCAGGGCGTCGTCCATCATCAGCTCGCCCAGCTCCAGGAAGTCGGCTACGCGGCCGGCTTTCTCCAAGGCCTGGTTGAGCTCGGTTTCGGTACCGGTCAGCTTCAGGTCGCTCCAGAATTCCTTGCGCAGCTTCTGAATCTCCGCTTTGGCATACTTCAGGCCTTCGGCGTTGCGGGCCATGCCGCAATACTCCCACATCAGGTGGCCCAGATGCTTGTGGAAGTCGTCGGGCGTGCGGGTGCCGTTGATGCTCATCATCTTCTGTACGCGGCCCCGTACTTCAGCTTCAGCTTCCTTGAAAGCCGGGTGCTCCGTCGTAACGGGTTTAGGCGCCGTAGAAGCCAGGTAATCACCAATGGTGTAAGGGATTACGAAGTAGCCATCTGCCAGACCCTGCATCAGGGCCGAAGCGCCGAGGCGGTTGGCACCGTGGTCGGAGAAGTTGCACTCACCCGTGGCGTACAGGCCGGGGATGGTGGTTTGCAGGTTGTAGTCCACCCACAGGCCGCCCATGGTGTAGTGCACAGCCGGGTAGATGCGCATCGGCTGCTGGTAGGGGTCTTCGTCGGTGATTTTCTCGTACATGGCAAACAGGTTGCCGTACTTCTGGCTCACCGCATCGGCTCCCGTACGCTTGATAATGTCGGCAAAGTCGAGGTACACGGCCAAGCCGGTTGTACCTACGCCACGGCCTTCGTCGCACATCTGCTTGGCATTGCGCGACGCTACGTCGCGCGGTACCAGGTTGCCGAAAGCG from Hymenobacter canadensis harbors:
- a CDS encoding succinate dehydrogenase/fumarate reductase iron-sulfur subunit → MNLTLKVWRQKSRTAAGAIVDYQVKDISPEMSFLEMLDVLNEDLLRKGDEPVAFDHDCREGICGSCNLFINGRAHGPETGTTTCQLHMRKFSDGDTITIEPWRANAFPVNRDLSVDRSAFDRIIQAGGYVSVNTGGAPDGNEIPIPKEIADRAFEAATCIGCGACVASCKNASAMLFVSAKVSQLALLPQGHVERKTRVENMVAQMDKEGFGACTNIGSCAAECPVGISLENIAILNREFLAAKATSNNLA